A single genomic interval of Polaribacter vadi harbors:
- a CDS encoding G-D-S-L family lipolytic protein, with protein sequence MKNYKYIGLFLLSLGVISCDVNNDLDPILEEAAPVVQLNTNGLDFSSYVSIGASFTAGFTDNALFIKGQENSFPNILAGKFGTDFSQPLMNDNIGGLLFGGNVIQGPRLYFNGAGPTSLQATPTTEVTNSVSGNLNNFGIPGAKSFHFVAEGYGNVQGVPLGLANPYFARMASSSTATVLGDAMAQNPTFFTLSEIGGNDVLGYALSGGSGVDQTGNLNPATYGSSDITDPNVFASVFSNMVTALTSGGAKGVIANVPYITNLAHFITVPYNPVPLDSGTAAQLNSQLLGPVIQILTALGQPDRIALLEASSSNKLLLRDENLVDFSAQISGALQQAGVPAAQAQLMGSLYGQARHATSADLFVLPLSSAIGTAQPGIPAPFNTVGVTYPLEDKWAITPEEQLAIKTATDAYNTTIAAVASANPNVALVDFKGLLEQSATGIAFDQYTLTTSLVTGGLISLDGVHLTGRGYALMANKIMAAMDTKFGSNFTTATNGLAKADDHPTNYSPALR encoded by the coding sequence ATGAAAAATTATAAATATATAGGTTTGTTTCTTTTATCACTAGGAGTTATCTCTTGTGATGTTAACAACGATTTAGATCCAATTTTAGAAGAAGCAGCACCAGTAGTACAATTAAACACTAACGGATTAGATTTTTCTAGTTATGTTTCTATTGGAGCTTCTTTTACAGCAGGTTTTACAGATAATGCTTTGTTTATAAAAGGACAAGAAAATTCATTCCCAAACATTTTAGCCGGAAAATTTGGTACAGATTTTTCTCAACCTTTAATGAATGATAATATTGGAGGTTTATTGTTTGGAGGAAATGTAATTCAAGGACCAAGATTGTATTTTAATGGTGCTGGACCAACTTCTTTACAAGCAACTCCAACAACAGAAGTAACTAATTCTGTTTCTGGAAACTTGAATAACTTTGGTATACCAGGAGCTAAAAGTTTTCATTTTGTTGCAGAAGGTTATGGTAATGTGCAGGGAGTTCCTTTAGGTTTGGCTAATCCTTATTTTGCAAGAATGGCTTCAAGTTCTACTGCAACAGTTTTAGGAGATGCTATGGCTCAAAACCCAACCTTTTTTACCTTATCAGAAATTGGTGGAAATGATGTTTTAGGATATGCACTTTCTGGTGGTTCTGGAGTAGATCAAACTGGAAATCTTAACCCAGCAACTTATGGCTCTTCAGATATTACAGACCCAAATGTATTTGCTAGTGTTTTTAGTAATATGGTTACAGCTTTAACTTCTGGTGGAGCAAAAGGAGTTATAGCAAATGTACCTTATATTACTAACTTAGCTCACTTTATAACTGTTCCTTACAATCCAGTTCCTTTAGATTCAGGAACTGCAGCTCAACTAAATTCACAATTATTAGGACCAGTAATTCAAATATTAACAGCTTTAGGACAGCCAGATAGAATTGCTTTATTAGAGGCTTCTAGTTCTAATAAATTATTATTAAGAGACGAAAATCTTGTTGATTTTTCTGCACAAATTTCAGGAGCTTTACAGCAAGCTGGAGTTCCTGCTGCTCAAGCACAATTAATGGGAAGTTTATATGGACAAGCAAGACATGCAACTTCAGCAGACTTGTTTGTTTTGCCATTATCTAGTGCAATTGGAACTGCACAACCTGGTATACCTGCACCATTTAATACTGTAGGTGTTACGTATCCATTAGAAGATAAGTGGGCAATTACTCCTGAAGAGCAGTTGGCTATTAAAACAGCTACTGACGCTTACAACACAACTATTGCTGCTGTTGCAAGTGCAAACCCAAATGTTGCTTTGGTAGATTTTAAAGGGCTTTTAGAGCAATCTGCAACAGGTATTGCATTTGATCAATATACATTAACAACTAGTTTAGTAACTGGGGGTTTAATTAGTTTAGATGGTGTGCATTTAACAGGTAGAGGTTATGCTTTAATGGCTAACAAAATTATGGCAGCTATGGATACAAAATTTGGATCTAACTTTACAACTGCTACAAATGGTTTAGCGAAAGCTGATGACCATCCAACAAATTATTCTCCTGCTTTAAGATAG
- a CDS encoding lipocalin family protein, with the protein MRNLILLILTATFLSCGAKKLVTSKEKRFEGNWYLEKITYNTDANYNVTLFNDASKYCFEGSSWKFLRDNKSGNYVVNKTNCETKVRDFKYEIGNEDTATGFYNLVLTPINGNISKSYNLFLKDLDMSSMKWQESRTIDGIQFTIEMRFNKFD; encoded by the coding sequence ATGAGAAATTTAATACTACTAATACTTACAGCAACATTTTTAAGCTGTGGAGCAAAAAAACTTGTTACATCCAAAGAAAAAAGATTTGAAGGAAACTGGTATCTAGAAAAAATAACCTACAATACAGACGCTAATTACAATGTAACGTTGTTTAATGATGCATCAAAATATTGTTTTGAAGGCAGTAGTTGGAAATTTTTAAGAGATAATAAATCAGGCAATTATGTAGTGAATAAAACCAATTGTGAAACCAAGGTTAGAGATTTTAAATACGAAATTGGTAATGAAGATACAGCAACTGGTTTTTACAATCTTGTTTTAACTCCAATTAATGGCAATATAAGCAAATCTTATAATTTATTCTTAAAAGATTTAGACATGTCTTCTATGAAATGGCAAGAAAGCAGAACCATAGATGGCATACAATTTACAATTGAAATGAGATTCAACAAGTTCGATTAA
- a CDS encoding tetratricopeptide repeat protein — MKNLFLIIFLIISNFSFGQELQMEDDQNTFFLAETYYRQGEYEKATQIYKKLYDKSSFNTTYLTRLISCYQETDKFSIAENLLKERIEKNPTQTFLYVYLGYNFEKQQRNELAKTNYEKAINSLNENASYAGIIGRLFKNYNLLNYAILAYEKAMETNENADYNFQIAQIYGEQGEYKQMFESYINLVDKNESYLNLVQRFASKYITDDPESDTNILFRKTLLRKAASNPKNEWNILLSWLFAQQKDYGKALIQEKALYQRNSGDLEEIYDLGKIAFQNKDYQAAKDCFTFIDEKSALKEEKIDANLYLAKIAIATKNPETEILFQNLFTEFGKSQQTIELQVEYADFLTFTKNEPLQASSVLEEALTFAQSKFDEGRIKLKLGEVLVFRGLFNKALIYFSQIQTQLKGSEIAQQARFKVAQTSYFKGDFEWAKAQLKVLKGSTTQLIANDAVDLFLRITDNEPVDSIPSGLKQLAKAELFAYQNKNEDALEELSTLFSSKEILPNGLVPGEVIYDDVLFLQAKLYIKQEKYDEAILCYAKIVAADNQGFLTDDVYYAMAELYHYNLNDFEKAKEYYQKIIFEHPSSIYLVDARKKYRKLRGDTI; from the coding sequence ATGAAGAATCTTTTTTTAATAATTTTTCTGATCATCAGCAACTTTTCCTTTGGACAAGAGTTACAAATGGAAGATGACCAGAACACTTTTTTCTTGGCAGAAACTTATTACAGGCAAGGAGAATATGAAAAAGCTACTCAAATTTATAAAAAATTATACGATAAAAGTTCTTTTAACACTACTTATTTAACTCGCTTAATTTCTTGTTATCAAGAAACCGATAAATTTTCAATTGCAGAAAATTTGTTAAAAGAGCGCATTGAAAAAAATCCTACTCAAACATTTTTATATGTGTATCTAGGGTATAATTTCGAAAAACAGCAACGAAACGAACTTGCTAAAACCAACTACGAAAAAGCAATAAATTCTTTGAATGAAAATGCTAGTTATGCTGGTATAATTGGGCGCCTTTTTAAAAACTACAACTTATTAAACTATGCTATTTTAGCTTATGAAAAAGCGATGGAAACCAATGAAAATGCGGACTATAATTTCCAAATAGCACAGATTTATGGTGAGCAAGGTGAATACAAACAAATGTTTGAATCGTATATCAATTTGGTTGATAAAAACGAAAGTTACCTCAACTTAGTTCAAAGATTTGCAAGCAAATATATTACTGATGATCCAGAAAGTGACACCAATATTTTATTCAGAAAAACACTCTTAAGAAAAGCTGCAAGCAATCCAAAAAACGAGTGGAATATCCTTTTAAGTTGGTTGTTTGCGCAACAAAAAGATTATGGAAAAGCCTTAATTCAAGAAAAAGCTTTATATCAAAGAAATTCAGGTGATTTAGAAGAAATTTATGATTTGGGTAAAATTGCTTTCCAAAATAAAGATTACCAAGCTGCAAAAGACTGTTTTACTTTTATTGATGAAAAATCAGCATTAAAAGAAGAAAAAATTGATGCAAATTTATACTTAGCAAAAATAGCTATTGCCACTAAAAACCCAGAAACAGAAATCCTCTTTCAAAATTTATTTACGGAATTTGGCAAAAGTCAACAAACTATAGAACTGCAAGTTGAATATGCAGATTTTTTAACGTTTACCAAAAACGAACCTTTACAAGCCAGTAGTGTTTTAGAAGAAGCTTTAACCTTTGCACAATCTAAATTTGATGAAGGAAGAATTAAATTAAAATTAGGCGAAGTTTTAGTTTTTAGAGGACTATTTAACAAAGCATTAATTTATTTTTCGCAAATTCAAACGCAATTAAAAGGCTCAGAAATAGCACAACAAGCACGTTTCAAAGTAGCACAAACTAGTTATTTTAAAGGCGATTTTGAGTGGGCAAAAGCACAATTAAAAGTTTTAAAAGGCTCAACTACACAATTAATTGCCAATGATGCAGTCGATTTATTTTTAAGAATAACCGATAATGAACCTGTAGATTCCATTCCTTCTGGTTTAAAACAATTGGCAAAAGCAGAGTTGTTTGCGTATCAAAATAAAAACGAGGATGCTTTAGAGGAACTTTCTACACTGTTTTCATCCAAAGAAATTTTACCAAATGGCTTAGTTCCTGGAGAAGTTATTTATGATGATGTATTATTTTTACAGGCAAAGTTATACATAAAACAAGAAAAATACGATGAAGCGATTTTATGCTACGCAAAAATTGTTGCTGCAGATAATCAAGGTTTTTTAACAGATGATGTGTATTATGCAATGGCAGAGTTATATCATTATAACTTAAATGATTTTGAAAAAGCGAAAGAGTATTACCAAAAAATAATTTTTGAACATCCATCAAGTATTTATTTAGTGGATGCCAGAAAAAAGTATAGAAAATTAAGAGGAGATACTATTTAG
- a CDS encoding TonB-dependent receptor, protein MIKKILFVAFIAFGSLAMVGQTTITGTVKDAKTGETLPGANIKVANKAVGTTTDFDGNFELKVTDNPPFTLEISMLGFQMKEVEITKRNEKIEVTLEENETSLDEIVVSASRTPERVMESPVTIERMDARSIKNTSSPSFYDGLENLKGVDVNTSSLTFKSVNTRGFATFANTRFMQLVDGMDNSSPALNFAIGNLLGMSELDVNTVELLPGASSALYGANAFNGIMFMTSRSPFNDQGISFSYKQGVTTQEAAGTNNVYDVNIRMAYAFSEKFAAKATLAYLQGTEWFATDHRNTRNGEYAPGDRSLNDFDGLNIYGDEVATNLGGAVGRVSRTGYEEQDLMLDYEAKSVKLNTALHYRPFGDDRLEVIFNSKFGTGNTIYQGANRYNIRDFYLAQQKLEVRGKNFFVRGYVTTEDAGNSYDSRFAAININRRWKSDQDWFTQYAGTYLVTGSHQAARAAADTGRLIPGTPEFKAAFNEVTADPNLATGSRFQDETKLYHGDVNYNFQDVIEWAEFQVGGSYRRYSLNSNGSIFTDNDGSIDYDEYGVYTQMQKKFLEDDRLKLTASLRYDKAQNFDGNFSPRVSLAYAGGENKNDNFRASFQKGFRNPTTQDQYIGLDAGSAILVGSAPDNLDRYTSTPLNVSTAGQGIVGSSTTTLSGRLAYENSFAASSVIAGAPEASSAPLVKPEEVTAFELGYRGLINAGDSRITLDVSAYYNQYNDFISAKNVLVPFYGDVELTETVPVGPGGSPVPLALIALQNGDYKAFQVYTNTTADINSYGASLGLNTKIFNGFDIGLNYTYAKFDFDQASDPDFEAGFNTPEHKVKIQFGKTDLFENFGFNINARWQDEFLWESTFLDATVDARTVFDAQINYTVPSWKSTFKLGGANLGGQEYFSAPGVGAVGSQYYLSWSINN, encoded by the coding sequence ATGATAAAAAAGATTTTATTTGTAGCATTTATAGCTTTCGGAAGTCTTGCTATGGTTGGGCAAACTACAATAACAGGAACTGTTAAAGATGCTAAAACAGGAGAAACCCTTCCTGGTGCAAACATTAAAGTTGCTAATAAAGCTGTTGGTACAACCACAGATTTTGATGGAAACTTTGAGTTGAAAGTTACAGACAACCCACCTTTTACATTAGAAATATCTATGTTAGGATTTCAAATGAAAGAAGTTGAGATTACTAAAAGAAATGAAAAAATAGAGGTGACTTTAGAAGAAAATGAAACATCTTTAGATGAGATTGTTGTATCTGCATCTAGAACACCAGAACGTGTTATGGAATCTCCAGTAACCATTGAAAGAATGGATGCTAGATCTATAAAAAACACTTCTTCTCCTTCATTTTATGACGGTTTAGAAAACTTAAAAGGTGTAGATGTAAATACGAGCAGTTTAACATTTAAATCTGTAAATACTAGAGGTTTTGCAACATTTGCAAACACACGTTTTATGCAATTAGTAGATGGTATGGACAATTCATCTCCAGCATTAAACTTTGCAATTGGTAACCTTTTAGGAATGTCTGAATTAGATGTAAACACGGTTGAATTATTACCAGGAGCATCTTCTGCACTTTATGGTGCAAATGCTTTTAATGGTATTATGTTTATGACCAGTAGAAGTCCTTTTAATGATCAAGGAATTAGTTTTTCTTACAAGCAAGGAGTTACTACTCAAGAAGCAGCAGGTACAAATAATGTGTATGATGTAAATATTAGAATGGCATATGCTTTTTCAGAAAAATTTGCAGCAAAAGCAACATTGGCTTATTTACAGGGTACTGAGTGGTTTGCTACAGATCATAGAAACACTAGAAATGGAGAATATGCTCCTGGAGATAGATCTTTAAATGATTTTGATGGTTTAAATATTTATGGTGATGAGGTTGCTACAAACTTAGGTGGTGCTGTTGGTAGAGTTAGTAGAACTGGTTATGAAGAGCAAGATTTAATGTTAGATTATGAAGCAAAAAGTGTAAAATTAAATACAGCTTTGCATTATAGACCTTTTGGAGATGATCGATTAGAAGTAATCTTTAATTCTAAATTTGGAACAGGAAATACTATTTATCAAGGTGCAAACAGATACAATATTAGAGATTTCTATTTAGCACAACAAAAATTAGAAGTTAGAGGTAAAAACTTTTTTGTTAGAGGTTATGTAACAACTGAAGATGCTGGGAATTCTTATGATTCGCGTTTTGCTGCTATCAACATTAACAGAAGATGGAAATCTGACCAAGACTGGTTTACACAATATGCAGGAACTTATTTAGTAACAGGTTCTCATCAAGCAGCAAGAGCAGCTGCAGATACAGGACGTTTAATTCCAGGAACACCTGAATTTAAAGCCGCTTTTAATGAAGTTACTGCTGATCCAAACTTAGCAACTGGTTCAAGGTTTCAAGATGAAACAAAACTATATCATGGAGATGTAAATTATAACTTTCAAGATGTTATTGAGTGGGCAGAATTTCAAGTTGGTGGTTCTTACAGAAGATATTCTTTAAATTCTAATGGAAGTATTTTTACTGATAATGATGGATCAATTGATTATGATGAATATGGTGTTTATACTCAAATGCAAAAGAAATTTTTAGAAGATGATCGTTTAAAATTAACAGCTTCTTTACGTTATGACAAAGCACAAAATTTTGATGGTAATTTTTCTCCAAGAGTTTCTTTAGCGTATGCAGGAGGAGAAAATAAGAATGATAACTTTAGAGCCTCTTTTCAAAAAGGATTTAGAAACCCAACAACACAAGATCAATATATTGGTTTAGATGCTGGTTCTGCAATTTTAGTAGGTTCTGCTCCAGATAACTTAGATAGATATACAAGTACTCCATTAAATGTAAGTACAGCTGGTCAAGGAATTGTAGGAAGCTCAACAACTACGTTGTCTGGTAGATTAGCTTATGAGAATTCTTTTGCAGCAAGTTCTGTTATAGCTGGTGCTCCAGAAGCATCTAGTGCTCCTTTAGTAAAGCCAGAAGAGGTAACTGCTTTTGAATTAGGATATAGAGGATTAATTAATGCAGGAGATTCTAGAATTACTTTAGATGTTAGTGCATATTATAACCAATATAATGACTTTATTTCTGCTAAAAATGTTTTAGTTCCTTTCTATGGTGATGTTGAATTAACTGAAACTGTACCTGTTGGCCCAGGAGGATCTCCTGTACCTTTAGCTTTAATAGCGCTTCAAAATGGAGATTATAAAGCTTTTCAAGTATATACAAATACTACAGCAGATATAAATTCTTATGGAGCTTCGTTAGGATTAAATACAAAGATTTTTAATGGTTTTGATATTGGTTTAAATTATACATATGCTAAGTTTGATTTTGACCAAGCATCAGATCCAGACTTTGAGGCAGGTTTTAACACACCAGAACATAAAGTAAAAATTCAGTTTGGTAAAACAGACTTATTTGAAAACTTTGGATTTAATATAAATGCAAGATGGCAAGATGAGTTTTTATGGGAATCTACTTTCTTAGATGCAACTGTAGATGCAAGAACTGTATTCGATGCACAAATTAATTATACTGTACCATCTTGGAAATCTACTTTTAAATTAGGTGGCGCAAATTTAGGTGGGCAAGAATACTTTAGTGCACCAGGAGTTGGAGCTGTAGGTTCTCAATATTACCTTTCTTGGTCAATTAATAACTAA
- the serS gene encoding serine--tRNA ligase — MLQVNFIRENKATVLEGLAKRNFANAETIIDQVLTADENRRATQLELDTILAESNKISKEIGALYKSGQAQKANILKEKTGQLKESSKELSEKLNVFSEELDALLYQIPNVPHPSVKAGKSEEDNENIFSEGTIPDLGENALPHWELAKKYDIIDFELGTKIAGAGFPVYKGKGARLQRALINYFLDKNIEAGYTEVQVPHLVNTESATATGQLPDKDGQMYHATVDDLYLIPTAEVPITNMFRGNLMQETEFPICVTGYTPCFRREAGSYGAHVRGLNRLHQFDKVEIVRIEHPENSYQALDGMVEHIKNILRELKLPYRILRLCGGDTGFTSALTFDFELFSTAQDRWLEISSASNFETFQANRLKLRFKNSEGKSELAHTLNGSSLALPRVLAGILENYQTADGIKIPDVLVPYCGFDMI; from the coding sequence ATGTTACAAGTAAATTTTATTAGAGAAAATAAAGCAACTGTTTTAGAAGGTTTGGCAAAACGTAATTTTGCGAATGCTGAAACAATTATTGACCAAGTTTTAACTGCGGATGAAAATAGAAGAGCAACGCAACTTGAGTTAGATACTATTTTGGCTGAATCTAATAAAATATCCAAAGAAATTGGTGCTCTTTACAAAAGTGGACAAGCGCAAAAAGCGAACATTTTAAAAGAAAAAACTGGACAATTAAAAGAGAGTTCTAAAGAATTGTCAGAAAAATTAAATGTTTTTTCTGAGGAGTTAGATGCACTTTTATATCAAATACCAAATGTACCTCATCCTTCTGTAAAAGCAGGAAAATCTGAAGAAGATAATGAGAACATTTTTAGTGAAGGTACAATTCCTGATTTAGGCGAAAATGCGCTTCCTCACTGGGAATTAGCAAAAAAATACGATATTATAGATTTTGAGTTGGGAACTAAAATTGCTGGTGCTGGTTTTCCTGTTTATAAAGGAAAAGGTGCAAGATTACAACGTGCTTTAATCAATTATTTTTTAGATAAAAATATTGAAGCTGGTTATACAGAAGTGCAAGTGCCACATTTGGTAAACACAGAATCTGCAACTGCAACTGGGCAATTACCAGATAAAGATGGACAAATGTATCATGCTACTGTTGATGATTTATATTTGATTCCAACTGCAGAAGTACCAATTACCAATATGTTTCGTGGAAATTTAATGCAGGAAACTGAATTCCCAATTTGCGTAACAGGTTACACACCTTGTTTTAGACGTGAAGCAGGTAGTTATGGAGCTCACGTTCGTGGTTTAAACAGATTGCATCAATTTGATAAAGTAGAAATTGTAAGAATTGAGCATCCAGAAAATTCTTACCAAGCTTTAGATGGCATGGTTGAACATATTAAAAATATTTTAAGAGAATTAAAATTACCTTATAGAATTTTACGTTTGTGTGGTGGAGATACTGGTTTTACATCAGCATTAACATTTGATTTTGAATTGTTTTCTACAGCTCAAGATCGATGGTTGGAAATAAGTTCTGCATCTAATTTTGAAACGTTTCAAGCAAATAGGTTGAAACTTCGTTTTAAAAATAGTGAAGGAAAAAGCGAATTAGCGCACACACTTAATGGAAGTTCTTTAGCTTTGCCAAGGGTTTTGGCTGGTATTTTAGAAAACTATCAAACAGCAGATGGAATTAAAATTCCAGATGTTTTAGTGCCTTATTGTGGGTTTGATATGATTTAG
- a CDS encoding M23 family metallopeptidase produces MIKKYCFIILITFGCVKKNERVSIDRNSKIKKVITKDSLFIKPKYISYKFDFPVGKPNAKGYYNAQKFQKNYHLGDDWNSVKGGNSDLGDTIYAISNGYISSAKNYNGGWGNIIRIIHFLPNDKKVESLYAHCDTILVKPRTWVKKGDPIGTIGNVNGIYFAHLHLEIRNKIHMPIGAGYSKDTVGYLDPTKFINNNRN; encoded by the coding sequence ATGATAAAAAAATATTGTTTTATCATTTTAATAACATTTGGTTGTGTAAAGAAAAATGAACGAGTTTCTATTGATAGAAATAGTAAAATAAAAAAAGTAATAACAAAAGATTCTCTTTTCATAAAACCAAAATATATTTCTTATAAATTTGATTTTCCTGTTGGAAAACCTAATGCAAAAGGATATTATAATGCTCAAAAATTTCAGAAAAATTATCATTTAGGTGATGATTGGAATTCTGTAAAAGGAGGTAATTCAGATTTAGGAGATACAATTTATGCTATTTCTAATGGCTATATTTCTTCCGCTAAAAATTATAATGGTGGTTGGGGAAATATCATCAGAATTATTCATTTTTTACCAAATGATAAAAAAGTAGAATCTTTATATGCACATTGTGATACTATTTTAGTAAAACCGAGAACTTGGGTAAAGAAAGGAGATCCAATTGGTACAATTGGTAATGTAAATGGAATATATTTTGCTCATTTACATTTAGAAATAAGAAATAAAATACACATGCCTATTGGAGCTGGTTATTCAAAAGATACAGTTGGTTATCTAGATCCAACAAAGTTTATCAATAATAATAGAAATTAA
- a CDS encoding DUF4286 family protein, producing the protein MYIYNVTINIDNAVHDEWLTWMETHIIEVLNTGKFISAKFTQVLVEEEMGGKTYSVQYTANTQADLHDYYKEDADDLRIKSLQKFGDKMLAFRTELKLVKEFYPTENKN; encoded by the coding sequence ATGTACATATACAACGTAACAATTAATATCGATAATGCTGTTCATGATGAATGGTTAACTTGGATGGAAACTCATATTATAGAAGTTTTAAATACAGGAAAATTCATTTCTGCTAAATTCACACAAGTGTTGGTGGAAGAAGAAATGGGAGGTAAAACATATTCTGTGCAATACACAGCAAATACACAAGCAGATTTGCACGATTATTACAAAGAAGATGCTGATGATTTAAGAATAAAAAGCTTACAAAAATTCGGAGATAAAATGCTTGCTTTTAGAACTGAGTTAAAATTGGTGAAAGAGTTTTACCCAACTGAAAATAAAAATTAA
- a CDS encoding bifunctional riboflavin kinase/FAD synthetase: MKIVKDITNFSSETQTFVTIGTFDGVHFGHQQIIEKLVSEAKKAGKKSVVLTFFPHPRMVLQKDAFLELINTIDERAALLEKTGLDYLIIHPFSKEFSRTTALEFVREILVNQLNISKLIIGYDHHFGKNREGNITQLTEYSHLYDFKVEEIPAQDIDSVSVSSTKIRRALHAGNLKTANNYLGYNFMLNGTVVNGKKLGGKIGYPTANIDVKETYKLIPKTGVYVVKATVDKKTVFGMMNIGNRPTVNGNHQTIEVHFFDFNEDLYNQHLTIELLYFLRDEHKFDSVELLIHQLKKDEETARDYIENNKPL; encoded by the coding sequence TTGAAAATAGTAAAAGACATCACTAATTTCTCTTCAGAAACGCAAACATTTGTAACAATTGGCACTTTTGATGGTGTCCATTTTGGGCATCAACAAATTATTGAGAAATTGGTTTCTGAAGCAAAAAAAGCAGGTAAAAAATCAGTTGTGCTAACCTTTTTTCCTCACCCAAGAATGGTGTTGCAGAAAGATGCTTTTTTAGAGTTGATAAATACCATTGATGAACGAGCTGCCTTACTAGAAAAAACAGGGTTAGATTATTTGATTATTCATCCTTTTAGTAAAGAGTTTTCTAGAACAACAGCCTTGGAGTTTGTAAGAGAAATCTTAGTAAATCAACTAAATATATCAAAATTAATTATTGGTTACGACCATCATTTTGGTAAAAATAGAGAAGGAAATATTACACAACTTACAGAATATAGCCATTTGTACGATTTTAAAGTTGAAGAAATCCCTGCACAAGATATAGACAGTGTTTCTGTAAGTTCTACAAAAATTAGGCGTGCTTTACATGCTGGTAATCTAAAAACTGCCAATAATTATTTAGGATATAATTTTATGCTGAATGGCACTGTTGTAAATGGCAAAAAATTAGGGGGTAAAATTGGTTATCCAACAGCAAATATCGATGTTAAGGAAACATATAAGTTAATTCCAAAAACGGGCGTTTATGTTGTAAAAGCTACCGTTGATAAAAAAACGGTTTTTGGAATGATGAATATTGGCAACAGACCCACTGTTAATGGAAATCATCAAACAATTGAAGTGCATTTTTTTGATTTTAATGAGGATTTATACAATCAACATTTAACGATTGAATTGCTTTATTTTTTACGTGATGAGCATAAATTCGATTCTGTAGAGTTGTTAATTCATCAACTTAAAAAAGATGAAGAAACTGCTAGAGATTATATTGAAAATAATAAACCTTTATAA